From Alloacidobacterium dinghuense:
AGCATGGCAATCATCCGTTCCGTGCTGATCGTGTCATCAATCTGGTTTTGCAGCGTCCGCAAATCATCCACGATCAGCTTTCCATCGATGCGCTGCACCGCAGCGCGAATCTCGTTCGACGCGGCTTCCGGCGTCTGCCATGTCCGCACATAAAAGCTGAGATATGTTGGTTTCTCGCCTTGCACAAAGGGTCTGTAGACCGTCGGACGAATCTCATCGCGCACCGTCGTATGCTTCGCATCTCGCACTACGCCGACAATCGCCGTATCTGTCACAGGACGACGGCTACGACTCACATGATGCCCCAGTGCATTGGCAGGCGAGCCAAAGTACTTGCGGGCGAACATCTCGTTCACCACTGCTATTTTTTGCGCTCCGGCCACATCAGCCTTCGTAAAGCCACGTCCCGCCACGAGCGGAATACCTATGGTCGAAAAATAATCCTGACTTACCCATGGCACTTCAGCCTCCACCTCCTCATCAGGCTTCGGTGTGTATCCGGCGATATCCATGCTGCCGTTAATATCGTCGTCTGCCAATTCAGGATCATTGGTCGCCGCCACGCCGCGCACTCCCGGCAGCCCCGAGATCGCATCCAGCACTCTCACCTCAACGGCTGCAACAGAATCGCCTTGGTATCCCGCCATCTCCGGCGAGAGACCGAACGTCAGCAGATGATCCGTAGCAAACCCAACATTCACTGCATGCAGATTCTGGATCGTACGCATGAAAAGTCCCGCACCCACAAGTAGCAGAAGACTGAAGCCAATCTGCAGGGCCACGCAGCTTCTGCGAAACTTCAGCGATGCTGCCGTACCCGTGCCGCTCTGCTGCTTGAGTGAATCAACAAGATTCGGCTTCATAAATTGCAGCGCCGGCGCAAGGCTGAAGAGCACGCTCACCAGCAAGGTCGTAATCAACGCAAACGCCAGAATGTCCGGATTGAGCTCTGCTGAGAACGGCGTATCAGGCATCGACGAACTCAGCCAGGCAATCAACAACCGCACCATCTGCGGCGCCATGATAATCCCTAAGATCGCTCCGCAGACCCCCAGCAGCACCCCTTCGGTCAGCAGTTGCAGAACAACGTCACGCGTGCTCGCCCCCAGCGCATAGCGCATGGAAAATTCGCGCACTCTTCCCGCTGCGCGCACTAACAAAAGGCTGGCCATGTTTACCGCCGCCATCGCAACCACGAGCAGCACCATGCCCATCAGGATTTTCAATGGCGTCTCCACGCTTTCGCGCATGGGCGAGAAGCCCTTCGCTGCGTCCGTAACACTCAGATGCGATGTCGTTACAAATTTCTCCCGCGCACGCGCCGACTGGTCATGAAAGCCCTTGAACTCCATCTCGCGCAGCGAGGTCCACAGTGGATTCAACCCCGCTTCCGCCTGCTTCGTCGTTCTTCCCTCTGGCAAACGCCCAATAATCTTGAGCCAGATCGAACGGCGATCTGCCATATCGTTGTCTGGAGCGATCGCCTTCTGCATTGTCATCGGAATGAAAAGGCGTGGCCGGTCTCCCCACACCACGCTCTGAAATCCAGGCGCAACAACACCGACGACCGTAAACGCCGTGCCGTTCAAAGTGATAGATTGCCCAACGATGGTGGGGTCCTCGTTGAAGCGCCTCTTCCAGTAGTCGAAGCTCAGCACCGCCACTGGATTCGCGCCCGGAGCCGTCTCATCGCTACCCGCAAACAGCCTTCCGACTGCAGGGCCCACTCCAAGCACTTCGAAATAGTTCCCGCTCACAATCTCCGCCGGAACCGCCTCCGCGCTGTTATGCCAGCTCACACCAGCGCTGCCGACGGCGGTAGCAATCAGTCCATTGAAAACGGAACTCTTATCCCGTAAGTCGCGATACATGGGATAGGAAAAATATGGGTGTGCACCCTCATGATCGCCGCCCTGCTCATTTACATGCCCAACGTTGTCTCCGGAAAACCGCAGTAACGCCAGCTTCTGCGGATCTTTCACTGGCAAACTACGCAACAGAGCCTGATCAAAGAGCGTAAAAATCGCCGTGCTCGCCCCAATTCCGAGTGCCAGGGTCAGCACCGCCGTGACCGTGAAGCCCGGAGACTTTCTCAACTGTCGCAGAGCGTAACGCACATTGCTCAGCAAAGATGACATGGCACACCACCCCCGCTCTCCCATGAGCAAACTTTCTGCCAACTGGTAGGGTAAGCCAACCTGCTCAATACACGCGGCTTTCCATTGCTGTAGCCATGTACCGCAGGACGTGATGATGTCCGGAATCGCTCACAATCGTTCGGAAACGGACACTTAAGCTTCGAAATCCAGTTCCACCGGCTCAATCAAGGGCATCAACCAGCTCAACAATTTTTGATGTACCGGATTCTGACCATAGGCCTCAAAACTGGACTTATCGGAAAACTTCATCACACCGCCAAACGCATATCCCTGCCCGCGCGGCGACTCATTTCGCCCGACGTACGTTTCCAACAGTCCAGGAATATGCCCCTGGAATGCGCGAATCTCAACTGCAGCGCGCTCGATCTGCTCATCCGTCACGCCCGGTTTCCAACGAAAAGCGAAGCAATGAATGTACATAAGCGTCATCTTAAAACACCCTCACAACTGTTACTCTGGAGAGAACTCAAAGAACAAGTTCATTTGCCCCAAATGACGACACGGTAAAGGCGTGCCAGACCACATCGACTATCACAATTGGAAGCCAAGACATAACCCTTGGCTAGTTGCGCTCACAGTCACTCTGGCCACATTCATGGAGGTGCTTGACACCTCCATCGCCAACGTAGCCCTGCCGCATATGGCCGGGTCGCTCGGCGCCAGTCAGGAAGAAGCCACATGGGTCCTCACCAGCTATCTCGTTTCGAGCGCCATCGTGCTCCCCATCTCGGGTTGGCTTGCCACGCGCTACGGACGCAAGCGCTTCTACATGACCTGCGTCGTCATGTTTACCGTCTGCTCCTTCCTTTGCGGAATTGCACAGTCGCTCCCTATGCTCATCCTTGCCCGCATCCTGCAAGGCGCAGGCGGGGGCGGCCTCGCCCCCAGCGAGCAGGCCATCCTCGCCGATACATTTCCAGTCAGCAAACGAGGGCAGGCTTTCGCCGTCTACGGAATGGCTGTTGTCGTCGCGCCCGCCATCGGTCCCACGCTCGGCGGTTGGATCACCGACAATTTCAACTGGCACTGGATTTTCTTCATCAACATCCCCATCGGGATTCTGTCTTTCTTCCTCAGCCAGCGCATGGTCGAAGACCCACCCTACTTGCAGGAGCAGCGCAAGAAAGTCGGCAAAGTCGACACCATGGGCCTAGGCCTCATCACTGTTGGCGTGGGCTTCCTTGAATTCGTGCTCGACAAGGGCCAGGAAAAGGATTGGTTCGGCGATACGAAGATCACCACCTTTTTTATCTTGGCCATGTGCACGCTGGTTGCCTTCGTCATTTGGGAGTGGAACCATCCAGATCCCATCGTTGACCTCAGGCTGCTCAGGAATCGCAACTTCGGGACCGCCATCTTCCTGCAGTTCATTCTTGGAATGGTCCTCTTCGGCTCAACCGTGCTGATTCCGCAATTCCTGCAAGTGCTCATGGGCTACACCGCCGAACGCGCAGGCATGGCGCTGTCACCCGCAGGCTTCCTCATGATGCTCATGATGCCCATCGCCGGCCGCATAGTCAGCAAAGGCAAAATGGACGCACGCCTGCTCGTCTCCATCGGGTACGCCATCACCGCGATCGGCCTCTACAACCTCACCCACCTCGACCTCGAAACCAACTTCAGCACCATCGTGCTCTGGCGTATGTTACAGGTCAGCGGACTTGCGTTCATCTTCATCCCCATCAGCACACTGAACTACGTGGGTGTCCCATTCAACAAGAACAACCAGATCTCCAGCTTCTCCAACTTCGCCCGCAATCTTGGCGGCAGCGTTGGCACGGCGATGCTGACAACCTTTCTGCAACGGACGCAGCAAGTTCACCAGTCCACGCTTGGAGCTAATGTTGTCGCGGGAAGCGAGCGCTACTCGCAGTTTATGGACACAACCAAGCAATCGCTTATGCGCCTCGGCCAGGGGTCTGATCAAGCATCAGCGACAGCCATGGGGCATGCTTACCAGATGCTGTTGCAGCAGTCCTCAATGTTGAGCTATATGAATGCCTTCTGGGTGTTGAGCGTCATCATCGCCTGCCTGATTCCCCTGCCGTTCATCATGCGCAAGCCCCCGGCTATGAAGAAACCGCAGGAGGCCATGGGCCACTAGGGTCGGATGACTTCGTGCGCCAATCCGCCGACCGTCTTCGTTCCGGCCGATGCCAGTTTCTCTCGATCACATTGACGACGTGGGCGAGAACGAAGGCGAGGACAATTGCCAGCGGCCAGAGTACGTAGGGGATACGCGGGGAATCGATCATTTTCAACCTCAGTCATTAATTTGGCTCCAAAGTCAGCAGATCTTGCTCTATTTTTTGCTTCGGGTATTTACTCTGTGGATGACTCTCGCCGCTCCAAGTCTCCTACCCCGGCGAAATTTGTTCTTCGAAATTCACCCAGCCAGTACGCAATTCTCGGTACGTGCCGTATGATCTTTTCTGCATCGAAACTTAAGGCACAACGCTCTTCTGCGAAAGGAACAGGAATTGGGAAAAAGCATGGTCCCAAAGCGGCTGTTTTTTACCAAAGGCGTAGGCAAGCACAAAGAACGGCTCACCTCTTTTGAATTGGCGCTCCGCGATGCCGGAATAGCCGCGCAGAATCTTGTTCGCGTGTCGTCCATCTTTCCTCCCCAGGCCAAACTGATCCCACGCAAAGAGGGCTTGACGTATCTCTCTCCCGGAGAAGTCGTCTTCGCCGTAGTCGCCGAAAACTCAACCCGTGAACCGCACCGCCTCGTCGCTTCGAGCATTGGCGTAGCCATCCCTACCGACCGCAACATGTACGGCTACCTGAGCGAGCACCATAGCTTCGGAGAAACCGAAGAGCAGGCCGGCGAGTACGCCGAAGAACTTGCCGCTGAAATGCTCGCCACAACGCTCGACGTTGACTTCGACCCTGACAAGAGCTGGGACGAAAAGAAGGAAATCTACCGCATCTCAAACAAGATCGTCCGCACGGCGAACGTCACCCAGTCTGCTATAGGCGACAAGCGCGGACTCTGGACCACGGTGATCGCAGCAGCCATCCTGATTTTTGAATAAAATTGACGGTGAGGCGTATCTAACCTGTTGTAGAGGAAATCGAGGCGCGGGGCCGAAGGTGCCTGCGCCTTTTCTCTGTCTTTTGATCGAATTTTCTCTCTTCCACTGGCCGTCATTCTGACGACCAGCGGGAGGAAGAATCTCAGCGATGAGCGTGTCGCCGAGACCGGAGTTACATGGCGTTTACATTCTGTTTGTAAATTTGCCTGAACAGTTTTGTTTGTGCGAAGCAGCAAAGGAAGAATAGTCATGCCGTCCAATCCTAATTATCGAATCGGTCTCGTGCAGATGTCCTGCAGCCCCGACCCCGACGCCAACCTCGACAAGGCCGCAGACCGCGTCCGCGAAGCCGCCCGCGAAGGCGCAAACGTCGTCTGCCTGCCCGAGCTTTTTCGCGCCCAGTACTTCTGCCAGCGAGAAGATATCGCCCTCTTCGACCTCGCCGAGCCTATCCCGGGCCCCAGTACGGAACGCCTCAGCGCGATCGCACGCGAGGAGAAAGTCGTTGTCGTCGCTTCCCTCTTCGAGCGGCGCGCCGCCGGTCTCTACCACAACACCGCCGCCATCCTTCAGCAGGACGGCAGCCTCGCCGGCCTCTACCGCAAGATGCACATCCCCGATGACCCGCTCTACTACGAGAAGTTCTACTTCACCCCCGGCGATCTCGGCTTCAAGGCCTTCGATACTGCCTTCGGAAAAGTAGGCACGCTCGTCTGCTGGGACCAGTGGTATCCCGAGGGCGCGCGCATCACCGCATTGCAGGGCGCGAACGTCCTCTTCTATCCCACAGCCATCGGCTGGCACCCGGCAGAGAAAGAAGAGTTCGGCACCGCGCAGTATGAAGCATGGCAAACCATCCAGCGTGCTCATGCCATCGCGAATGGCGTTTACGTCGGAGCCGTCAATCGCGTCGGCCACGAACAGGGCGACATCCGCGGCAACCGCGTCGAAGGCCCGGGCCTCGACTTCTGGGGCGGCTCCTTTATTGCTGACCCCTTCGGCCGCGTTATCGCGAAAGCATCGCACGATAAGGAAGAAATCTTGATCGGCGAAATAGACATCCGTTCGATGGAAGACGTGCGCCGCAACTGGCCGTTCCTGCGCGATCGCCGCATCGACGCCTATGCCCCGATCGTGAACCGCTTCCTCGACGCAACAACGCTGGAAAAATAATGCTGCCATCCTGACACTGACCCTGAGCAAAGCGAAGGGGAAGTGGAAGGATCTGCTTTTAAGCGTCGATCAGCACGAAAACGGGTGCCCCATCCTTTCGCGTAGTTTGCGCAAGTGTGGGAAAGCAAATCAGCGGACTGGCCGGACAGTAAGCAGAAGGAACCGAAATGCAAGACACCCCGAGAGACCACAACTACCGCATGCCCGCCGAGTGGCACCCGCACAGCGCCACCTGGATCGCCTGGCCCCACAACGCCACCGACTGGCCGGGAAAATTCGCTGCCATCCCCTGGGTCTACGCCGACATCGTCCGCCACCTCTCCCGCGTCGAGGACGTCCACATCCTCGTCAACGATGCTGCCGCCGCCAAACGCGCCGACGGAATCCTGAAGCGCGCAGGCGCAAGAATCTCTCACGTGTACTTCCATCAGTGGCCCACCGACCGCGTCTGGACCCGCGACTCCGGCCCCATCTTCGTCAGGAACGAAAACTTCACCGCCATCACCAACTGGAAATTCAACGCCTGGGCAAAGTACGACAACTGGCAGCTCGACAACGAAGTCCCTGACCACGTCGCCAAGGAACTCCGCCTGCAGCAATGGCAACCGATGATAGTAGACCACCGCGTTGTCCTCGAGGGAGGCTCCATCGACGTAAATGGGGCAGGCACCCTCATTACCACCGAAGAATGCCTTCTGAGCACAGTCCAGCAGCGCAACCCCGGCATCAGCCGTGAGCAGCTTGAAAAGGCATTTTCCGACTATCTCGGCATCGACCAGGTTCTCTGGATGAACGGCGGCATCGCCGGCGACGACACCCACGGCCACATCGACGACATTACCCGCTTCGTTAACGAGAACACCATCGTCACCGTAGTCGAGCCTAACCGCGAAGATGACAACCACCTGCCGCTCGCCGAAAATCTCGACCGCCTCAAGTCAGCCCGAAACCTGAAGGGCGAGCCATTCAACATCGTCGAGTTGCCCATGCCATCGCCTGTCGTTTTCGAAGGCCAGCGCCTGCCCGCCAGCTATGGGAATTTCTACATTGCCAACAACCTCGTCCTCGTGCCAACGTTCAACGATGTCAACGACCGGAAGGCGCTCGGCATCTTCGCAGACCTGTTCACCACGCGCGATGTCATCGGTATTCACTGCGGCGACCTCATCTGGGGATTGGGGGCGCTACATTGCATGACCCAGCAGCAACCAGCGTAAAATTCGCTAAATATCGTATAAAATCGTCGCATGGTATCTCTCCTCACCCCGCGTGAAGCCGCGTTGCGTCTCGGGATTTCGTATCCGACTATCAAGCAATGGCTATATCACGGAAAGATCAAGGCGGTGAAAACACCCGGCGGCCACTATCGCATTCCCGAAGCCGAGTTGGACGGTCTGCTCCACAAAGCGAAGCAGCCGGACACTCCGAAACGACAGATGATGCGCACCTTGAGTGGTCGCAATCAGCTCGTAGGGCGCATCGTAGAAATCAAAATCGATGGCCTCCTCGCTCAGGTAAAGCTCTCGATTGGCGGACAGATTATCAACTCCATCATTACTGCGGAGGCTGTACGCGAAATGCAGCTACAGACAGGTGAAACTGTTGCCGCATTGATCAAATCCACTGAGGTCATGGTGCTTCGTGTATAGGCTCGTGGCCTTGCTCCTGTTCGCACCTTTAGCCATGGCGCAGAGCCTGCGGCTGGCAGCAGCCGCCGATCTGCAATCCGTACTCCCGCCTATCCTTGCTCAACTTGAACGCCAGACACACATTCACGTTGACGCTTCCTACCAGTCTTCTGCAACCTTGGCGACCCAGATTCAGAACGGTGCTCCTTTTGATCTCTTTATGGCAGCCGATATGTCTTTTCCGCAGCGGATAATTTCTGAAGGGCTCGCGGATGCAGACAAGGCCGTCCCATATGCGCGAGGAACTCTCGTTCTCTGGGTGCGTGACGACTCTCCATTCAGGCAGCTCTCCGTGCATACGCTGAGCGATCCAGCGCTGAAGACGCTCGCCATCGCCAATGCCGAACACGCGCCATATGGACGCGCCGCTGAAGCCTCGCTCAAAAGCCTGTGTCTTTACGATCAACTCAAGCCGAAGTTCGTCATCGCGGAAAATATTGCGCAAACTGCGCAGTACGTCGACTCGGGCAATGCGCAGGCTGGATTGATTTCTCTCACATCCGCACTCACCGAACGGCTTCGGGCAAATGGGCACTACATTGCAATGCCTCGCGATTCCTATCCGCCGATCCTGCAAGGCGCAGTCGTGCTAAAGAATTCCTCCAACCGAACTCAGGCGCACCAACTTTTGGAATTCCTGCTCTCGTCTCCTATCCAGAAGGAACTTGCTGTGTATGGTCTTGAGCCCGCTAATACCCCTGAGACCGGACATTGATGGATCTACAGGCTCTCTGGCTTACGCTCAAATTGGCCTCTGTTACGACCCTCCTCTTGTTATGCGCTTCAATTCCGCTTTCTTATTGGCTCGTATTCGGTAAGACGCGATGGAAGAGCATTGTCGAAGCGGTTGCGACGCTCCCCCTGCTGCTACCGCCCACGGTTCTTGGCTTTTACCTGCTCGTCTTACTCGGGCCGCGTACATTACCGGGCCGATTTCTGATTCACCTCATCGGCCATCCGATCGCGTTTTCCTTCAGCGGTCTGGTGATCGGATCGATGATCTACAGCCTGCCGTTCGCCGTGCAGCCGATTACCAGCGGTTTTTCAACCATCGCCACCGAGATCCTCGATGCGGCGATTCTTCTCGGGGCAAATCGTCTGACAATTCTGACGAGCCTGGTGCTGCCGCTGGCGCAACGCTCAATCTTCACCGCAGCTGTGCTCTGCTTCACGCACACGATTGGTGAGTTTGGCGTTGTCCTTATGATTGGGGGAGACATTCCTGGCGCGACGCGGACGCTCTCCATCGCCATGTACGACCAGGTACAGGACTTCCGCTACAGCCAGGCTAACCACACTGCCCTTCTTCTTCTCGCCATCTCTCTCGGAGCACTCATTCTGGTCTACGGATGGAGAAAGCAGCTGCGTCGTGTCTGAAACCGCATTTCTAACAGCCGATATTGAATACCGCAGCGGGACCTTCGATCTCCACATTAACTTCAGCCT
This genomic window contains:
- a CDS encoding ABC transporter permease, which produces MSSLLSNVRYALRQLRKSPGFTVTAVLTLALGIGASTAIFTLFDQALLRSLPVKDPQKLALLRFSGDNVGHVNEQGGDHEGAHPYFSYPMYRDLRDKSSVFNGLIATAVGSAGVSWHNSAEAVPAEIVSGNYFEVLGVGPAVGRLFAGSDETAPGANPVAVLSFDYWKRRFNEDPTIVGQSITLNGTAFTVVGVVAPGFQSVVWGDRPRLFIPMTMQKAIAPDNDMADRRSIWLKIIGRLPEGRTTKQAEAGLNPLWTSLREMEFKGFHDQSARAREKFVTTSHLSVTDAAKGFSPMRESVETPLKILMGMVLLVVAMAAVNMASLLLVRAAGRVREFSMRYALGASTRDVVLQLLTEGVLLGVCGAILGIIMAPQMVRLLIAWLSSSMPDTPFSAELNPDILAFALITTLLVSVLFSLAPALQFMKPNLVDSLKQQSGTGTAASLKFRRSCVALQIGFSLLLLVGAGLFMRTIQNLHAVNVGFATDHLLTFGLSPEMAGYQGDSVAAVEVRVLDAISGLPGVRGVAATNDPELADDDINGSMDIAGYTPKPDEEVEAEVPWVSQDYFSTIGIPLVAGRGFTKADVAGAQKIAVVNEMFARKYFGSPANALGHHVSRSRRPVTDTAIVGVVRDAKHTTVRDEIRPTVYRPFVQGEKPTYLSFYVRTWQTPEAASNEIRAAVQRIDGKLIVDDLRTLQNQIDDTISTERMIAMLASVFGALAALLAGIGLYGVLAYSTAQRTREIGIRMALGAQRFTVAKLILREVLVLAAGTILVTLPIAFVLTHKLREQLFGVSPADPLVYLSGIVMIGIVASLAALLPARRAASIEPMQALRTE
- a CDS encoding Dabb family protein, with the translated sequence MYIHCFAFRWKPGVTDEQIERAAVEIRAFQGHIPGLLETYVGRNESPRGQGYAFGGVMKFSDKSSFEAYGQNPVHQKLLSWLMPLIEPVELDFEA
- a CDS encoding agmatine deiminase family protein, giving the protein MQDTPRDHNYRMPAEWHPHSATWIAWPHNATDWPGKFAAIPWVYADIVRHLSRVEDVHILVNDAAAAKRADGILKRAGARISHVYFHQWPTDRVWTRDSGPIFVRNENFTAITNWKFNAWAKYDNWQLDNEVPDHVAKELRLQQWQPMIVDHRVVLEGGSIDVNGAGTLITTEECLLSTVQQRNPGISREQLEKAFSDYLGIDQVLWMNGGIAGDDTHGHIDDITRFVNENTIVTVVEPNREDDNHLPLAENLDRLKSARNLKGEPFNIVELPMPSPVVFEGQRLPASYGNFYIANNLVLVPTFNDVNDRKALGIFADLFTTRDVIGIHCGDLIWGLGALHCMTQQQPA
- the modA gene encoding molybdate ABC transporter substrate-binding protein is translated as MALLLFAPLAMAQSLRLAAAADLQSVLPPILAQLERQTHIHVDASYQSSATLATQIQNGAPFDLFMAADMSFPQRIISEGLADADKAVPYARGTLVLWVRDDSPFRQLSVHTLSDPALKTLAIANAEHAPYGRAAEASLKSLCLYDQLKPKFVIAENIAQTAQYVDSGNAQAGLISLTSALTERLRANGHYIAMPRDSYPPILQGAVVLKNSSNRTQAHQLLEFLLSSPIQKELAVYGLEPANTPETGH
- a CDS encoding carbon-nitrogen hydrolase, coding for MPSNPNYRIGLVQMSCSPDPDANLDKAADRVREAAREGANVVCLPELFRAQYFCQREDIALFDLAEPIPGPSTERLSAIAREEKVVVVASLFERRAAGLYHNTAAILQQDGSLAGLYRKMHIPDDPLYYEKFYFTPGDLGFKAFDTAFGKVGTLVCWDQWYPEGARITALQGANVLFYPTAIGWHPAEKEEFGTAQYEAWQTIQRAHAIANGVYVGAVNRVGHEQGDIRGNRVEGPGLDFWGGSFIADPFGRVIAKASHDKEEILIGEIDIRSMEDVRRNWPFLRDRRIDAYAPIVNRFLDATTLEK
- the modB gene encoding molybdate ABC transporter permease subunit; this translates as MDLQALWLTLKLASVTTLLLLCASIPLSYWLVFGKTRWKSIVEAVATLPLLLPPTVLGFYLLVLLGPRTLPGRFLIHLIGHPIAFSFSGLVIGSMIYSLPFAVQPITSGFSTIATEILDAAILLGANRLTILTSLVLPLAQRSIFTAAVLCFTHTIGEFGVVLMIGGDIPGATRTLSIAMYDQVQDFRYSQANHTALLLLAISLGALILVYGWRKQLRRV
- a CDS encoding pyruvoyl-dependent arginine decarboxylase, translating into MVPKRLFFTKGVGKHKERLTSFELALRDAGIAAQNLVRVSSIFPPQAKLIPRKEGLTYLSPGEVVFAVVAENSTREPHRLVASSIGVAIPTDRNMYGYLSEHHSFGETEEQAGEYAEELAAEMLATTLDVDFDPDKSWDEKKEIYRISNKIVRTANVTQSAIGDKRGLWTTVIAAAILIFE
- a CDS encoding DHA2 family efflux MFS transporter permease subunit; protein product: MPDHIDYHNWKPRHNPWLVALTVTLATFMEVLDTSIANVALPHMAGSLGASQEEATWVLTSYLVSSAIVLPISGWLATRYGRKRFYMTCVVMFTVCSFLCGIAQSLPMLILARILQGAGGGGLAPSEQAILADTFPVSKRGQAFAVYGMAVVVAPAIGPTLGGWITDNFNWHWIFFINIPIGILSFFLSQRMVEDPPYLQEQRKKVGKVDTMGLGLITVGVGFLEFVLDKGQEKDWFGDTKITTFFILAMCTLVAFVIWEWNHPDPIVDLRLLRNRNFGTAIFLQFILGMVLFGSTVLIPQFLQVLMGYTAERAGMALSPAGFLMMLMMPIAGRIVSKGKMDARLLVSIGYAITAIGLYNLTHLDLETNFSTIVLWRMLQVSGLAFIFIPISTLNYVGVPFNKNNQISSFSNFARNLGGSVGTAMLTTFLQRTQQVHQSTLGANVVAGSERYSQFMDTTKQSLMRLGQGSDQASATAMGHAYQMLLQQSSMLSYMNAFWVLSVIIACLIPLPFIMRKPPAMKKPQEAMGH
- a CDS encoding helix-turn-helix transcriptional regulator, with amino-acid sequence MVSLLTPREAALRLGISYPTIKQWLYHGKIKAVKTPGGHYRIPEAELDGLLHKAKQPDTPKRQMMRTLSGRNQLVGRIVEIKIDGLLAQVKLSIGGQIINSIITAEAVREMQLQTGETVAALIKSTEVMVLRV